In one Trichosurus vulpecula isolate mTriVul1 chromosome 8, mTriVul1.pri, whole genome shotgun sequence genomic region, the following are encoded:
- the RCN2 gene encoding reticulocalbin-2 has translation MRRRPGPGQQLLLLLLLGAGAAAAARGAGDPDDPHYPQGEHRAEYDREALLGGQAEADEYEKLSPEEQQKRLTAIIKKIDVDSDGFLTENELSTWIQMSFKHYAMQEAKQQFVEYDKNRDGVVTWDEYNIQMYDRVIDFDENTVLDDAEEESFRQLHLKDKKRFEKANQDEVPGLSLVEFIAFEHPEEVDYMTEFVIQEALEEHDKNGDGFVSLEEFLGDYRRDPTANEDPEWILVEKDRFVNDYDKDGDGRLDPQELLSWVVPNNQGIAQEEALHLIEEMDLNNDGKLSEVEIIENQDLFLTSEATDYGRQLHDEHFYHDEL, from the exons ATGCGGCGGAGGCCGGGCCCggggcagcagctgctgctgctgttgctgctgggGGCgggcgcggcggcggcggcgcgggGCGCGGGGGATCCAGATGACCCTCACTACCCGCAGGGCGAGCATCGCGCCGAGTACGATCGCGAGGCGCTGCTGGGCGGCCAG GCAGAAGCAGATGAATATGAAAAACTCAGTCCAGAAGAGCAGCAGAAAAGACTGACGGCAATCATTAAGAAAATTGATGTGGACTCTGATGGTTTCCTTACTGAAA ATGAACTCAGTACGTGGATCCAGATGTCCTTTAAACACTACGCCATGCAGGAGGCGAAGCAGCAGTTTGTCGAATATGACAAAAACCGCGATGGCGTGGTTACGTGGGACGAGTACAACATTCAGATGTACGACCGCGTGATCGACTTTGACGAGAACACCGTTCTGGACGATGCCGAAGAGGAGTCTTTTAGGCAG cTTCATTTAAAGGACAAGAAACGGTTTGAAAAAGCGAATCAGGATGAAGTTCCTGGTCTGAGCCTTGTCGAATTTATTGCTTTTGAGCATCCTGAAGAGGTTGATTACATGACG GAATTTGTCATTCAAGAGGCTTTAGAAGAACATGACAAAAATGGTGATGGGTTTGTTAGTTTGGAAGAATTCCTTGGTGACTACAGACGAGATCCAA CTGCAAATGAAGATCCAGAATGGATACTTGTTGAGAAAGACAGATTTGTGAATGATTACGACAAAGATGGGGATGGGAGGCTTGATCCTCAAGAACTTTTGTCTTGGGTAGTGCCCAATAACCAGGGTATTGCACAAGAAGAG GCTCTTCATCTAATTGAAGAAATGGATTTGAATAATGACGGGAAGCTTTCAGAGGTAGAAATCATTGAAAATCAGGACTTGTTTCTTACTAGTGAAGCCACCGACTATGGCCGGCAGCTCCATGATGAGCACTTCTACCACGACGAGCTTTAG